Proteins encoded by one window of Leopardus geoffroyi isolate Oge1 chromosome X, O.geoffroyi_Oge1_pat1.0, whole genome shotgun sequence:
- the LOC123594408 gene encoding LOW QUALITY PROTEIN: NADH dehydrogenase [ubiquinone] 1 beta subcomplex subunit 5, mitochondrial-like (The sequence of the model RefSeq protein was modified relative to this genomic sequence to represent the inferred CDS: deleted 1 base in 1 codon; substituted 2 bases at 2 genomic stop codons) codes for MVVMSSLQWVSVTAVSPLSGHCLGTQLGFRGFLTHGFLKTAAQCDTLELAEIPEGQILEHWECFKHPISRWISRTFFDGPEKNYEKTMAILQIEAEKSDLWLKXLEVPRXLMHPRGDGPLYQYPSIDKALIDHSPKATPNIESLIYLNTNIGSD; via the exons ATGGTGGTCATGAGTTCATTACAGTGGGTTTCTGTCACTGcagtgtcccctctctctggccaCTGTCTCGGCACTCAGCTTGGATTCAGGGGCTTCCTCACCCATGGCTTTCTGAAGACTGCAGCTCAGTGCGACACA CTTGAGTTAGCAGAAATTCCAGAAGGCCAAATCCTGGAACACTGGGAATGTTTCAAGCATCCTATATCAAGATggatttccagaactttcttcgATGGCCctgaaaagaattatgaaaagacAATGGCTATTCTTCAAATTGAAGCTGAAAAGTCTGATTTATGGTTAAAGTAACTGGAAGTACCAAGG TAGTTAATGCATCCCAGAGGCGATGGTCCCTTGTATCAGTATCCTTCCATTGATAAGGCGCTGATTGATCATTCTCCAAAAGCAACTCCCAACATCGAATCTCTTATTTATCTaaatacaaa CATTGGTTCAGATTAA